In one window of Pseudomonas chlororaphis subsp. chlororaphis DNA:
- the acs gene encoding acetate--CoA ligase, translated as MFDISMFPQADAVRRAAQLSQDDYQRLYRESIEHPSTFWAEQATRFLDWSAPWQTVQRYDLKTGAASWFAGGQLNVSYNCIDRHLEKRGDQVAIIWEGDDPAESLQITYKKLHHYVCRLANVLKSRGVKKGDRVCIYMPMIPEAAYAMLACTRIGAVHSVVFGGFSPDALRDRILDADCRTVITADEGVRGGKFVPLKNNVDKALQSCPNVSTVVVVERTQNPVNWVEGRDLWYHQALRDVEDDCPPQPMDAEDPLFILYTSGSTGKPKGVLHTTGGYLLQAAMTFKYVLDYREGEVFWCTADVGWVTGHSYIVYGPLANGATTLIFEGVPSYPSSSRFWEVIDKHRVNIFYTAPTALRALMREGPEPLQHTSRSSLRLLGTVGEPINPEAWEWYFNSVGEQRCPIVDTWWQTETGGIMLSPLVSASYIKPGCATRPMFGVQPVLLDEHGKEISGAGSGILAIKASWPAQIRSVYGDPQRMVETYFKPYPGYYFTGDGARRDEDGDYWITGRIDDVINVSGHRIGTAEVESALVLHDSIAEAAVVGYPHDLKGQGIYAFVTPMNGVEPSEELKKELLSLVSREIGSFAKPELIQWAPALPKTRSGKIMRRILRKIACNELDSLGDTSTLADPSVVEGLIDKRLNL; from the coding sequence ATGTTCGATATCAGCATGTTCCCCCAAGCCGATGCCGTCCGCCGGGCCGCACAATTGAGTCAGGACGACTACCAGCGGCTGTACCGCGAATCCATCGAGCACCCCAGTACCTTCTGGGCCGAACAGGCCACCCGCTTTCTCGACTGGAGCGCTCCCTGGCAAACCGTGCAGCGCTATGACCTGAAAACCGGCGCCGCCAGCTGGTTCGCCGGCGGCCAGTTGAACGTCAGCTACAACTGCATCGACCGCCATCTGGAAAAACGCGGCGATCAGGTAGCGATCATCTGGGAAGGCGACGACCCTGCCGAGTCGCTGCAAATCACCTACAAGAAACTCCATCACTACGTCTGCCGCCTGGCCAACGTCCTGAAAAGCCGCGGCGTGAAAAAAGGCGACCGGGTGTGCATCTACATGCCGATGATCCCCGAGGCGGCCTACGCCATGCTCGCCTGCACCCGTATCGGTGCGGTGCACTCGGTGGTCTTTGGCGGATTTTCCCCGGACGCGCTGCGCGACCGCATTCTCGACGCCGACTGCCGCACCGTGATCACCGCTGACGAAGGGGTGCGCGGCGGCAAGTTCGTGCCCTTGAAAAACAACGTCGACAAGGCCCTGCAAAGCTGCCCGAACGTCAGCACCGTGGTGGTGGTCGAGCGCACCCAGAACCCGGTGAACTGGGTCGAAGGCCGCGACCTCTGGTATCACCAGGCCCTGCGCGACGTCGAAGACGACTGCCCACCGCAACCGATGGACGCCGAAGACCCGCTGTTCATCCTCTACACCTCCGGCAGCACCGGTAAACCCAAAGGCGTGCTGCACACCACCGGCGGCTACTTGCTGCAAGCGGCGATGACCTTCAAATACGTACTGGACTACCGCGAAGGCGAAGTCTTCTGGTGCACCGCCGACGTCGGCTGGGTCACCGGCCACAGCTACATCGTCTACGGCCCGCTGGCCAATGGCGCGACCACCCTGATCTTCGAGGGCGTGCCCAGTTATCCGAGCAGTTCGCGCTTCTGGGAGGTCATCGACAAGCACCGGGTGAACATCTTCTACACCGCCCCCACCGCATTGCGGGCGCTGATGCGCGAAGGCCCCGAGCCGCTGCAACACACCTCGCGCAGCAGCCTGCGCCTGCTGGGCACTGTCGGCGAGCCGATCAACCCGGAAGCCTGGGAGTGGTATTTCAATAGCGTCGGCGAGCAGCGCTGCCCGATCGTCGACACCTGGTGGCAGACCGAAACCGGCGGCATCATGCTCAGCCCGCTGGTCAGCGCCAGCTACATCAAGCCGGGCTGCGCCACCCGCCCGATGTTCGGCGTGCAACCGGTGCTGCTGGATGAGCACGGCAAGGAAATCAGCGGCGCCGGCAGCGGCATCCTGGCGATCAAGGCCAGTTGGCCGGCGCAGATCCGCAGCGTCTACGGCGACCCGCAGCGCATGGTCGAGACCTATTTCAAACCCTACCCGGGCTACTACTTCACCGGCGATGGCGCGCGGCGCGATGAAGACGGCGACTACTGGATCACCGGACGCATCGACGACGTGATCAATGTGTCCGGGCATCGCATCGGCACCGCCGAAGTCGAGAGCGCCCTGGTCCTGCACGACAGCATCGCCGAGGCTGCGGTGGTCGGCTATCCCCACGACCTCAAGGGCCAGGGCATCTATGCCTTTGTCACCCCGATGAACGGCGTCGAGCCCAGCGAAGAACTGAAGAAGGAACTGTTGAGCCTGGTCAGTCGCGAGATCGGCAGTTTCGCCAAGCCGGAACTGATCCAGTGGGCGCCGGCCTTGCCGAAAACCCGCTCGGGCAAGATCATGCGGCGTATCCTGCGCAAGATCGCCTGCAACGAGCTCGACAGCCTGGGCGATACCTCGACCCTGGCCGACCCGAGCGTGGTCGAGGGCCTGATCGATAAACGCCTGAACCTCTGA
- a CDS encoding oxygenase MpaB family protein → MEFIRSRIETQVMSLGGLSLGQLDLDNPKGDPGLFGPDAICWQVHGDFSSMLIGGISALLMQALHPLALAGVWDHSNFREDMIGRLRRTAQFISGTTFGSRQDAEWLIDKVRTIHLQIVGHAPDGRPYAASDPQLLTWVHVAEVSSFLAAHLRYRNPHLSPANQDRYYGEVALIAERLGATDVPRSRRAVADYLARMRPQLLCDERSREVLRLLLAAPAPSRLAKPFGSLMMQAGIDLLPDWASDMLGVNQGLLQRQLIRASVNRSAPMLRWAVRNGSIHRARRRMGL, encoded by the coding sequence ATGGAATTCATTCGCAGTCGTATCGAAACCCAGGTGATGAGCCTGGGTGGCCTGTCGCTGGGTCAGCTCGACCTGGACAACCCCAAGGGCGACCCGGGCCTGTTCGGCCCGGACGCCATCTGCTGGCAGGTGCATGGCGATTTCAGCAGCATGCTGATCGGTGGCATCAGCGCCTTGCTGATGCAGGCCCTGCACCCACTGGCCCTGGCCGGGGTCTGGGATCACTCGAACTTCCGGGAAGACATGATCGGGCGCCTGCGGCGCACCGCACAGTTCATTTCCGGCACCACCTTCGGCTCGCGCCAGGATGCCGAATGGCTGATCGACAAGGTGCGCACCATTCACCTGCAGATCGTCGGCCATGCACCAGACGGCCGGCCGTACGCCGCCAGCGATCCGCAACTGCTGACCTGGGTGCATGTGGCCGAGGTCAGCAGCTTTCTGGCGGCGCACCTGCGTTATCGCAACCCGCACCTGTCGCCTGCCAACCAGGACCGTTACTACGGGGAAGTCGCGCTGATCGCCGAGCGCCTTGGCGCCACTGATGTGCCGCGCTCGCGCCGGGCCGTGGCGGATTACCTGGCGCGGATGCGCCCACAGCTGCTCTGCGATGAACGCAGCCGCGAAGTGCTGCGCTTGCTGCTGGCGGCACCTGCCCCAAGCCGCCTGGCCAAGCCATTTGGCTCGTTGATGATGCAGGCCGGCATCGACCTGTTGCCCGACTGGGCCAGCGACATGCTCGGCGTCAACCAGGGGCTGCTGCAACGCCAGCTGATCCGCG